The sequence ACGATCAGCCAACCCGGTTTGGCTTTAATCCCGACCAGCGCATTGATAAGCACTTTGGTGGAGCCAGGCTTGAGCATTGATTGCCCCACGTCAAACAGTGACAGGCTATCCAGACGGAGGGTTTTGGGCCCCTGAATAATTTGATTAATCACCGGTGGTGGCGGTGGAGGAGACGCCCAGCTATTGATAGCAATGTAAAGCGGAGCCCGCAGTCGCAGCCCCTGATACAATCCCAGAGACAAACGCATGGGTGCACCGCGACGTAACCAGTCATCCAGCAGATATGCATCTGCCCGTAGTTGCTGTTGGGCCAGAGTTTTAGGGGTTGGAGGCGTGCCAGTGAGCCGGTTATACTGCGACAGATGATCACCAACGCTCTGGACCAGGCGCTGGTTATTGATGAAAGAGGCCAGCAGGGCAAACAGTAAAAATACCCCACACAGCACGCCAGCCATCTGCCAAACCTGCATCAGGCGGGAGACGCCGCGGCGGCGAGGCAGATAAGGTAGCAGCACTTCTGGCAACGGCAGGCACTCTTGCTCAGGGGTCGCCACCGGCATCAGCGTAGTGACTCCATTGATGTGTGTCTGCCACAAATTGTTCTGACGCCCCGCGACCGGTGTAAAACAGCAGCCCCATGCGCACAGGGTAAGTGCAGGGACATCTCCTTGCCGCTGTGTCAGGATGCTCAGGACATGTTCATCAAGCCAGGACAGAAGACTTTCCATCCAGAATACAGCGCTCAACCTTCCCTCACCGTTGCAGGACTCTTTAGGCTGGCTCCATTCAACCAGCGGTATGACGCCTGCCCCCGCCTCCTGAACCTGAATGCCTTTTAGCCCCGGAGTGACCGTGTACCAGCGTTCTGCCTGCGCTGATGAGGATACCGGCGGTGAAAGCCAGGTACTCAGCCAGACCGGCGGGATCCCCGCAAGCCATCCTTTGCACTGCACGATGGCCCGTTGCCAAGCACGCAGGGATTGTGAAAAATCATCCCGACTCTGATGTTGCTCCGGCACGATAGCCAGTAACACCGAGATCTGGGCAATCAGCGCCGGACGTTCCGCCGCCAGATGTTGTGCGAGTATCGGCAGTTGTTCTGGCAGTTGCACGACCAGATACCAACCTTGACGCGTTTCACAAAAAGATGCCGATGGGGAAAACAGGGCATCGCTGTCACCACAAACCAGTACCACCGCACCCTGAAAATCTTCAGGCGGCAGCGTTGAATCGGCAATGGATTGGTTAGCCACTTTATTACGGTTGTGCTTGCGCCACTGAAAATAGCCTACCGCACCACAGAGGATGACAACCAGCATGCTCAGTACCACACGGCTGCCTGTGCCCAGCGGCCAGAAACCCAGGATAAGCCACAGTGCCAGGCAGGCCCCCAGCAGCAGCAGGAGTAACTGTGTTAATCCGCGCATCCGCTAGTGCATCCCTGTCAATTGAGACACCATGTGCGTCAGTCGGGTGGACAATGTGAACCACAGAGCAACCAGTATGACGACGCCCGCTCCCCACGAAAACCAATAGGTTTTGCGTCCAGAGCGCAGACGCAATGAGCGCGAGACCACCGGCGTTTCCTGTGAAGAGGCAAACGGTGGCACCAGCAAACTCAGCTTACGCACCACATCTTCTCTGCGCTCGTCACCCTGTTCGCGGTAACGACCGGCAAATCCCAAGGTTAGCGCACGGTAAAAGCAGGTCAGCACCGCCGTATCCGGTGCCGGCTCCTGCAACACCGCGCGGATCCGCTCCCACAGCTCTTCACCCGCATTCAAAGTATTAAAGTAGCGGGCCTGCAGCGGATCTTTCAGCCATTTGGTATAGCCACTGTCCTGTTTCTGACGGTTCAGGACGCTTTCATCCAGTAACGCACACTGGGTGTACAGCATATGGTCGCAGCTGATTTCGCTGAAACCGGCACGCGACAATGTCGCGCGCGCGTTGTCAATCCACTCACAGGCACGGCGATACAAAGCTTCTCCGTCCTCAACTTCCTGACCGTTACGCAACTGGCTGACCATCAGCCAGCAGGGATAAAAGACCGCATCAACCACCGACGTATTAATTTTGCTCATGAGCGTAGCACCGCAAACAGTTCGAGTTTGACATCACCCAGCGAACCCGGGGTGTAGAAAGCACAGTTCCCCGCATCCAGCATCGCCTGCGCTGCTGCCCCCTTGAGGTCAAGGGCAAAGTACTGATTTTCCAGACGCAGCGGGATAGCAGCCGGAACATGAGACAGCGGTTTCATCGCCACACCGTTCAACGCCACGTTGACCACATCTGACACATCCTCAACACTGCCAGCCTTACACAACAGCGGGAACTGGGTTTGCAACAGATGGTTGGGGATCGAAGAACGAACAGAGAGATAGAAATCAGCCCCTTCGCGCAGGCGGGCATCATGCAATGAACCGGTCCAGAATTGGCCCTCGTGAGCCAGTTCAATCGCCACCATACGGGACGGCAGGCTGGCTTCGAGCAGGGCATCAAGCAAGGTGAACAGCGGCGGGAAAACCTGCTCTGGCGCGTCATGCTGATACAGCGGAATGTCTTCGGCTTTATGCTCAAGGGAAAATGTCAGCAGGCTACCGGCGAGGCGGACCAGTTCGCGATAGAACAGTTCGGGATGGCGGGAAGGCGTCTGATACAACTCCATCAGTACCGGCTCGGCACTGTTTAACGCATTCAGCAACCAGAACAACGACACATCGGCCACCGCAAAATCGGCCATCCGTTCGTTACTTTCACGGCGCATGGCCATCAGGCGACGCCGACGCGCCTGTAGACGGTGGACTAAATCCCCCAGTTCAGTCAGCACCACCTGACTGGCCGCCAGCGACAACATCGGGGGGATAAAACTCTCATCCTGCATCCACTGCCCCTGGGCATTGCGCATCAAACGCACCACCGGACAGGTCAGATAAGCACTGTTTTCCTGATGAGCAAAACGCAGCGTGACCCCGTGGCGCATTATCGCCAGTTCAGTGCGCTCATGACCGGCAAGCTCCTGTACCGTGACCCATTCCTGCTGCCAGCGGCGAGGGCGCGCGCTGTCCTGACCATCATCCAGATTGCCACCATTGGCCGACAGCAACGGTAATGCCAGTACCACATCGACCACATCACGGTCTGATACCGCAGACAAATCACAGGCGGGAGGCAGGTTATCCGCCCGTTCAGAATCAATCAGCGTGCCATCAGGGAAGCGAACCACCAGTCGCAGCGCATTCAGGCGGGAAAGCGCCAACGACCCACGGTCAAATGCCGCATCAATGACACCCCATGGGGATGCCAATGTCATATGTGCCACGCTGTCTGCTACATAGGCGTCCCAGCGGGCCTGTTGCTGGAATTGTTGTGGGGCCAAAAAGGCCCCGTCGTTCCATAACGGACGATAAATCTTCATGGGTACTTCCTTGCGTACAATCATGCCCAAAGTCATTGGTGTTGCAGCTAGACGGCAACTGAACCAATCCCCCAGGAGTTGACTAACGTCAATGACTGGGGGAGAGAAAGCAGCCAACACGCTGCAACTTCAAGGACAAAGGACAATCAGGCTTTCGCCTTCGGCATCTGGGAAACCAATGACAGATTCACGTCCATACCTTCAACCTGGAAGTGCGGCACGGCATACAGCTTCACGCGGAAGAAACCGGGGTTGTCTTCGATATCTTCCACCGTGACTTTTGCATCACGCAGCGGATGGGAAGCCTGCAAGTCATCACCCGGATCAGTCATTTCCGTCACCAACCCACGGATCCAGTTATTCAGCTCCAGCTCCAACAGACGGCGGTCTTTGGTGGTGCCGATGTTCTCGCGCTGAATAAGCTTCAGGTAATGGGCAATGCGTGACAGCAAGAAGATGTATGGCAAGCGGGCATTAATACGGCTGTTGGCAGTGGCATCAGCGGTGTCATACAGCGCAGGCTTCTGGGCAGAGTTGGCCGAGAAGAAGCACGAGTAATCACGGTTTTTGTAGTACGACAGCGGAATAAAGCCCAGATTGGCAAACTCAAATTCGCGCGTTTCCGGGATCATCACTTCTGACGGGATTTTGACCTGATTACCGGTACCCAAATCGTACAGGTGAATAGGCAGGTTGGTCACCGCGCCACCGGCCTGCGGGCCACGGATCTGCACACACCAGCCGTTTTTGATGAAGCTTTTCACCATATTGGCGGCAAAGGCAAACGAGGCGTTGGTCCACAGATAACGGTCATGGTCCGGCCCTTTCACCTGCTCTACGTAGTTAAAGCTGCGTACCGGCACCGTGTCCGGGCCGTAAGGTAAGCGCCCCAGCACGCGCGGCATGGTCAGGCCGATATAGCGGGAATCATCTGAGTCGCGGAAGGCTTTCCACTTGATGTATTCGGCACGGTCAAAGTAGTTACCGATATCTTTGATGGCGGCCACTTCT comes from Yersinia mollaretii ATCC 43969 and encodes:
- the tssC gene encoding type VI secretion system contractile sheath large subunit, whose protein sequence is MLMSVQENSAQGTATTVLEKNRPVAQGVYASLFEKINLSPVSSLTGLDAFQNNDTMADATTDERVTAAVSVFLDLLKQSSKKVEKLDKTLLDGHIAALDDQISRQLDAVMHHPDFQRVESTWRGVKSLIDQTDFRQNVRIELLDISKDHLVQDFEDAPEIVQSGLYTQTYIQEYDTPGGEPIAAAISNYEFDRSPQDIALLRNISKVAAAAHMPFIGSVGPEFFGKENMEEVAAIKDIGNYFDRAEYIKWKAFRDSDDSRYIGLTMPRVLGRLPYGPDTVPVRSFNYVEQVKGPDHDRYLWTNASFAFAANMVKSFIKNGWCVQIRGPQAGGAVTNLPIHLYDLGTGNQVKIPSEVMIPETREFEFANLGFIPLSYYKNRDYSCFFSANSAQKPALYDTADATANSRINARLPYIFLLSRIAHYLKLIQRENIGTTKDRRLLELELNNWIRGLVTEMTDPGDDLQASHPLRDAKVTVEDIEDNPGFFRVKLYAVPHFQVEGMDVNLSLVSQMPKAKA
- the tssK gene encoding type VI secretion system baseplate subunit TssK; the encoded protein is MKIYRPLWNDGAFLAPQQFQQQARWDAYVADSVAHMTLASPWGVIDAAFDRGSLALSRLNALRLVVRFPDGTLIDSERADNLPPACDLSAVSDRDVVDVVLALPLLSANGGNLDDGQDSARPRRWQQEWVTVQELAGHERTELAIMRHGVTLRFAHQENSAYLTCPVVRLMRNAQGQWMQDESFIPPMLSLAASQVVLTELGDLVHRLQARRRRLMAMRRESNERMADFAVADVSLFWLLNALNSAEPVLMELYQTPSRHPELFYRELVRLAGSLLTFSLEHKAEDIPLYQHDAPEQVFPPLFTLLDALLEASLPSRMVAIELAHEGQFWTGSLHDARLREGADFYLSVRSSIPNHLLQTQFPLLCKAGSVEDVSDVVNVALNGVAMKPLSHVPAAIPLRLENQYFALDLKGAAAQAMLDAGNCAFYTPGSLGDVKLELFAVLRS
- the tssL gene encoding type VI secretion system protein TssL, short form, whose protein sequence is MSKINTSVVDAVFYPCWLMVSQLRNGQEVEDGEALYRRACEWIDNARATLSRAGFSEISCDHMLYTQCALLDESVLNRQKQDSGYTKWLKDPLQARYFNTLNAGEELWERIRAVLQEPAPDTAVLTCFYRALTLGFAGRYREQGDERREDVVRKLSLLVPPFASSQETPVVSRSLRLRSGRKTYWFSWGAGVVILVALWFTLSTRLTHMVSQLTGMH
- a CDS encoding OmpA family protein; this translates as MRGLTQLLLLLLGACLALWLILGFWPLGTGSRVVLSMLVVILCGAVGYFQWRKHNRNKVANQSIADSTLPPEDFQGAVVLVCGDSDALFSPSASFCETRQGWYLVVQLPEQLPILAQHLAAERPALIAQISVLLAIVPEQHQSRDDFSQSLRAWQRAIVQCKGWLAGIPPVWLSTWLSPPVSSSAQAERWYTVTPGLKGIQVQEAGAGVIPLVEWSQPKESCNGEGRLSAVFWMESLLSWLDEHVLSILTQRQGDVPALTLCAWGCCFTPVAGRQNNLWQTHINGVTTLMPVATPEQECLPLPEVLLPYLPRRRGVSRLMQVWQMAGVLCGVFLLFALLASFINNQRLVQSVGDHLSQYNRLTGTPPTPKTLAQQQLRADAYLLDDWLRRGAPMRLSLGLYQGLRLRAPLYIAINSWASPPPPPPVINQIIQGPKTLRLDSLSLFDVGQSMLKPGSTKVLINALVGIKAKPGWLIVVAGHTDITGDDKSNQTLSLKRAESVRNWMRDTGDIPESCFAVQGYGQSRPLKSNDTEAGRALNRRVEISLVPQADACRLPGVKTASQDESDVSTQEMEK